Proteins encoded within one genomic window of Bacillus sp. F19:
- a CDS encoding type III polyketide synthase, whose protein sequence is MAYILSVGKSIPPNQMPQDATVEFAKELFEGTFKDINRLLPAFKNGDIESRQFVKDMDWYASNHSFEDKNNTYIEAAVALGTDAIVNCLTAKQFLKRDIGCEEIDAIFFISSTGISTPSIDAKIMNQLPFKDSTKRVPIWGLGCAGGASGLSRAHDYCKAYPHAKVIVVCVELCSLTFQHDDLSKSNFIGTSLFADGVACTLLAGEGIQIEELSSLKTVPKTLSTRSTFMKDSEDVMGWDIKNNGFYVIFSRDIPSIIKNWLKQTVAEYLQEENISLQQIKHFLAHPGGKKVLQAYQSSLGFAEEQLQISKNVLKNHGNMSSATVMYVIEESLISRIAEESDLGIIAALGPGFCSELLLVEWEKAI, encoded by the coding sequence ATGGCATATATCTTGTCGGTAGGTAAAAGTATTCCGCCGAATCAAATGCCGCAGGATGCGACCGTTGAATTCGCAAAGGAACTATTTGAAGGAACCTTTAAAGACATAAATAGACTGCTGCCTGCTTTTAAAAATGGAGACATTGAAAGCAGGCAATTCGTAAAAGACATGGACTGGTATGCTTCTAATCATTCTTTTGAAGATAAAAATAATACGTATATTGAAGCAGCGGTTGCACTTGGAACCGATGCGATCGTCAACTGTTTAACAGCAAAACAATTTTTAAAGAGAGACATTGGCTGCGAAGAAATTGATGCGATATTCTTTATTTCAAGCACAGGCATTTCGACTCCAAGCATTGATGCTAAAATAATGAATCAATTGCCTTTTAAGGATTCAACAAAAAGGGTTCCTATCTGGGGTCTTGGCTGCGCAGGAGGAGCATCGGGTCTGTCCAGAGCTCATGACTACTGCAAAGCCTATCCGCATGCTAAAGTGATTGTCGTTTGTGTGGAACTGTGCAGCCTGACTTTTCAGCATGATGATTTATCTAAAAGCAACTTCATTGGCACATCTTTGTTTGCAGATGGTGTAGCCTGTACGCTGCTTGCGGGAGAAGGAATTCAGATAGAAGAGCTTTCTTCACTTAAAACAGTCCCTAAAACGCTCTCTACACGATCAACCTTTATGAAGGATTCTGAAGATGTGATGGGATGGGATATTAAAAATAACGGATTTTACGTCATCTTCTCAAGAGATATTCCGAGCATTATTAAAAACTGGCTAAAACAGACGGTTGCAGAATACCTGCAAGAAGAAAACATTTCGCTTCAGCAAATTAAGCACTTTCTAGCACATCCTGGCGGGAAGAAAGTGCTTCAAGCCTATCAATCAAGCCTTGGGTTTGCTGAGGAACAGCTGCAGATCTCCAAAAACGTCCTGAAAAATCATGGAAACATGTCATCTGCTACAGTTATGTATGTAATAGAGGAATCCTTAATCAGCAGGATTGCTGAGGAGTCTGATTTAGGCATAATTGCAGCCCTCGGGCCAGGATTTTGTTCTGAGCTTTTACTAGTAGAATGGGAGAAAGCTATATGA
- a CDS encoding YpbS family protein gives MTNVHEEISAHSKKQHAIVSAFLALEEKREALIEQAVQQCRHSQPFSVGGINSVTAEINELAKQGIIPTRKLVSEEMVREFVQRKYAADNQ, from the coding sequence ATGACAAACGTACATGAAGAAATTTCAGCTCACAGTAAAAAACAGCACGCGATTGTTTCCGCATTTTTAGCGTTAGAAGAAAAAAGAGAAGCGCTTATTGAACAGGCCGTTCAGCAATGCAGACACTCACAGCCTTTCTCTGTTGGCGGCATTAATTCAGTTACAGCTGAGATTAATGAACTCGCTAAACAAGGCATTATTCCGACAAGAAAACTGGTCTCGGAAGAAATGGTCCGTGAGTTTGTACAGCGAAAATACGCTGCAGATAACCAATAA
- a CDS encoding SgcJ/EcaC family oxidoreductase encodes MNTIHILYHQLIEAWNNRNAREMADLFAEEGEMIGFDGSLAIGRSDIYGHLSPIFESHPTAPFITKVKNVQLLNSEAAILRAIAGIVPPGQTDLNPDVNTHQTLVAVKREDKWLIQLFQNTPAKFHGRPELTEQMTKELSQQLK; translated from the coding sequence TTGAATACGATACATATCCTTTATCATCAGCTTATCGAAGCTTGGAATAACCGCAATGCACGTGAAATGGCCGATCTTTTTGCAGAAGAAGGAGAAATGATTGGGTTTGACGGCAGCCTGGCAATAGGCCGCAGCGATATTTACGGGCATCTCAGCCCTATTTTTGAAAGTCATCCAACCGCCCCCTTTATAACTAAAGTGAAAAATGTGCAGCTCCTCAATTCAGAAGCAGCCATTTTGCGCGCCATTGCAGGAATAGTTCCGCCTGGGCAAACAGATTTAAATCCGGATGTTAATACTCATCAAACGCTGGTTGCAGTAAAAAGAGAAGATAAATGGCTCATTCAGCTTTTTCAGAATACACCTGCAAAGTTTCACGGCAGACCAGAGCTGACTGAGCAAATGACAAAAGAGTTAAGTCAGCAGCTTAAATAA
- a CDS encoding 5'-3' exonuclease, which yields MKNKHQLLIVDGMALLFRAFYATSVYGNFMINSKGVPTNAVNGFLKHLLASIKHFNPSHVICCWDMGSKTYRSELFDHYKANRPEAPVEMRPQFDLAKEVVEALNIPNVGLAGYEADDCIGTLAKLYGGEMNVSILTGDRDLLQLLTEDVQVVLMQKGIGQYKVYTHDFFTEETGILPAHLIDVKGLMGDSSDNYPGVRGIGEKTAYKLIAKYKSIEGLLSSLEELTKAQRSKIEQDLEMLHLSRKLAEITCDVPVECPLDEALLNVEHNRAVQMIEEMELRGLHTFLSDALAVREAM from the coding sequence ATGAAAAATAAACACCAATTATTGATAGTAGATGGCATGGCGCTCCTTTTTAGAGCTTTTTATGCAACATCTGTATACGGCAATTTTATGATCAACAGCAAAGGGGTGCCTACGAATGCTGTGAACGGATTTTTAAAGCATTTACTGGCATCAATTAAACATTTTAACCCGAGTCATGTGATTTGCTGCTGGGATATGGGAAGCAAAACGTACCGTTCAGAATTGTTTGACCATTATAAAGCAAACCGTCCGGAAGCTCCTGTTGAAATGCGTCCTCAGTTTGATTTGGCTAAAGAAGTTGTTGAAGCATTAAACATACCGAATGTTGGACTTGCAGGCTATGAGGCAGATGATTGCATCGGAACACTTGCGAAACTTTACGGAGGGGAGATGAATGTCTCCATTTTGACAGGTGACCGTGATCTGCTGCAGTTATTAACGGAGGATGTACAGGTTGTCCTTATGCAAAAAGGAATCGGGCAGTATAAGGTTTATACTCACGACTTTTTCACAGAAGAAACAGGCATTCTTCCCGCTCATCTTATCGATGTAAAAGGATTAATGGGAGACAGCAGCGATAACTATCCTGGCGTTCGCGGGATTGGAGAAAAAACCGCATATAAACTGATTGCGAAATACAAGTCCATTGAAGGCCTGCTCAGCAGCTTAGAAGAGCTGACCAAAGCTCAGCGATCTAAGATTGAACAGGATCTTGAAATGCTTCATTTATCAAGGAAACTTGCTGAAATTACATGTGATGTTCCAGTAGAGTGCCCGCTTGATGAAGCCCTTCTGAACGTTGAGCATAACCGCGCTGTTCAGATGATTGAGGAAATGGAACTAAGAGGGCTGCACACGTTTTTATCAGATGCCCTGGCAGTAAGAGAGGCAATGTGA
- a CDS encoding cation:proton antiporter regulatory subunit, whose protein sequence is MNCRESELPGIGRKFEVITKTNDKIVIVIHDDGRREIYHFDADDHEESISSVTFNDSEARQVAAILGGMVYKPKALESIEIALDDLVIEWFKVEPGAPAVNKSILDIDIRNEYGVTVIAIMKKNQKKVLNPGPETMIEAGDTLVISGERKDLKALIKNLLSS, encoded by the coding sequence TTGAATTGCAGAGAAAGTGAATTGCCCGGAATCGGCAGAAAGTTTGAAGTGATTACAAAAACAAATGATAAAATTGTCATCGTGATTCATGATGATGGAAGAAGAGAAATTTATCATTTTGATGCGGATGATCATGAGGAAAGTATTTCAAGTGTTACATTTAATGATTCTGAAGCAAGGCAAGTTGCAGCCATTTTAGGCGGCATGGTTTACAAGCCAAAAGCATTGGAGTCCATTGAAATAGCTCTTGATGACCTTGTGATTGAATGGTTCAAAGTAGAGCCGGGTGCTCCTGCTGTGAATAAATCCATTTTAGACATTGATATTCGAAACGAGTACGGTGTAACCGTCATTGCTATCATGAAAAAAAATCAGAAAAAAGTATTGAATCCAGGACCGGAAACGATGATCGAAGCTGGTGACACTTTAGTTATTTCAGGAGAAAGAAAGGATTTGAAAGCGCTAATTAAAAATTTATTATCTTCTTAA
- a CDS encoding sporulation protein — protein MLFGKVLCKFGVGSAKIDLVLKGDTYSIGDMIKGEYIINGGVVEQRLKRVESDLVQTTSDDDREIVIHTNTIFSSAVILAQEKKVMGFSFKLPSSLQPSDHRVSYKFITRLVFTDGISSVDHDEIIIQPDLSIAKR, from the coding sequence TTGTTGTTTGGAAAGGTATTGTGTAAATTTGGAGTTGGCTCTGCAAAAATTGATCTTGTTCTAAAGGGTGATACATACTCCATCGGCGATATGATCAAAGGCGAATATATTATTAATGGCGGTGTTGTTGAACAGCGATTAAAACGAGTTGAATCAGATCTTGTGCAGACAACTTCAGATGATGACCGCGAAATCGTGATTCATACGAACACGATTTTCTCTTCAGCTGTGATTTTGGCGCAGGAAAAAAAAGTGATGGGCTTCTCTTTTAAGCTTCCCTCTTCCCTTCAGCCATCTGATCACCGTGTATCTTATAAATTTATTACACGGCTTGTTTTTACAGATGGCATCAGCAGTGTAGATCATGACGAAATTATTATTCAGCCTGATTTATCAATTGCCAAAAGGTGA
- a CDS encoding MtnX-like HAD-IB family phosphatase, translating into MKKWAFVSDFDGTISKKDFYHHVIENYYPEGEDLYKEWKAGQMLDIDFLSHIFTSIHEEEEQLIKSILTMPMDEHIGQFIKLVQKNGGDFFILSAGTDYYIRHILDQIGAEDVEVFSNDGYYHSRNIHLKIDKGDWKYSERYGIDKSKVILKLKEKYETVYFFGDSEPDSHPAAYANVTFAKDALCGLLEEKGIQYIGVNNFKDVEGYLRQSGRLIL; encoded by the coding sequence ATGAAAAAGTGGGCTTTTGTATCAGATTTTGACGGAACCATCTCCAAAAAAGATTTTTATCATCATGTCATAGAAAATTACTATCCAGAGGGTGAGGATCTTTATAAAGAATGGAAGGCTGGACAGATGCTTGATATTGATTTTTTAAGCCATATTTTTACCTCAATCCATGAAGAGGAAGAGCAACTGATAAAATCAATTCTGACTATGCCTATGGATGAGCATATTGGACAATTTATCAAGCTTGTTCAAAAAAACGGAGGAGATTTTTTCATTTTAAGTGCAGGTACGGATTACTACATCCGGCATATTTTGGATCAAATTGGAGCTGAAGATGTAGAAGTTTTTTCGAATGATGGATATTACCACAGCAGGAATATCCATTTGAAAATTGACAAAGGAGACTGGAAATATTCAGAGCGGTACGGTATTGATAAATCAAAAGTGATTTTAAAGCTTAAGGAAAAATACGAAACTGTATACTTCTTCGGAGACAGCGAACCAGACTCTCACCCAGCTGCTTATGCGAATGTAACCTTTGCCAAGGACGCGCTGTGCGGGCTGTTAGAAGAGAAGGGAATTCAGTATATTGGCGTAAACAATTTTAAAGATGTTGAAGGATATTTGCGCCAATCTGGCAGACTTATTCTTTGA
- a CDS encoding phage holin family protein, with product MTEFPVIHTNVWDAIAAVPAVLILTQILKLSFHIPGKYVPALAGFLGMGISIFISHPHHLSSGIFMGFFYGSAAVGAYSSLKTSILAYHGRSKYRDNST from the coding sequence ATGACCGAATTTCCTGTGATTCACACAAATGTTTGGGATGCAATAGCGGCCGTACCGGCAGTTTTGATTCTTACTCAAATTTTAAAACTTTCTTTCCATATTCCCGGCAAATACGTTCCGGCTCTTGCCGGATTCCTGGGAATGGGAATCTCTATTTTCATCAGTCATCCGCATCACTTATCTTCAGGAATCTTTATGGGTTTTTTTTACGGCAGTGCAGCAGTTGGAGCCTATTCTTCGCTCAAGACTTCGATTTTGGCATACCACGGGCGTTCAAAGTATAGGGATAATTCAACATAA
- a CDS encoding dynamin family protein: protein MSTKTLKHHLLPRSAAVFEKMKEDKAAADKVKELIYKVHKETKHIAFTGHFSAGKSTMINTILEESILPTSPIPTSANVVLLQKGDKSVILHDSSGNLLKLSGEYSIQQVKDYCKQGEEILKVEISDSYQALPENVVIMDTPGIDSTDAAHRMATESTLHLADLIFYVTDYNHVQSEENVTFISEMIHKGKNVYLIVNQIDKHREEEVSFSYFRSQIEMTFGGAGLSKNHIFYTSLVDHENTHNQLQTVKKLIRETIAEDHLVIKNAQSTLISLVNEFLKWKEDDLEIKDIKADELIQQLESVQVNNEASASALQSLLDKVNSAVFDMKEQLQYILKNANLIPFETRSKAERFITAAQPGFKVGLLFSKVKTLEERQKRESDLFEEMTRHLQSQITWHLSELLKKKSAEYDIHDPVILNDIQSFDVKIQPQLLQDSIHKGATVNSQYTLTYSNDLSEAVKKECKQQALPLIEEIERHLKNQSADQIKALEQEVDEANKQLEELNETYHSLISFEQVKNDLIELMDQQNFPDINITEWMQNHPMKEPVEGMLETHKPVSALSDELTEEQPKHDHHLDQGFFSKQIARASDAMRDIPGFHMLSASLLEKAQSLQNKTFTVALFGAFSAGKSSFANALLGEKLLPSSPTPTTATINKIVPVTADKPHGLIEVKFKSEEAFLKEIADLFSIEAESVHSALSKLEKLEGGNERLKSLLPLYTHALKHFPSISGTVRAVEREEYKEFVANEEKACTVEEVIIYFDSPLTRNGITIVDTPGADSFNSRHTEVAFDYIKNADAILFVTYYNHPFSKGDREFLKQLGRVKDTFTMDKMFFVINAIDLAESKEEIEMVKEYITGQLLSHEIRHPRLYGISSLMELEKTSDPALSEFTQFQDDFMHFINNDLSASMIMSAKVELSIAKQQLQSILNAADADQEKRKHELQRLSSERAEIISKLRTDEHQLEQSQVLQEIKEQLFYVKQRTMLRFPDLFKEAFHPGAFAGSSKQTKEILENCLQDLLVSLQFHVLQELQATTLRLEKYSRKLLENVFKRHSKEMALTNNELRTSLPEFTKFQTPKLQAALKDIKSAEIRQPLKKFKNTKSFFEKNEKKNMSDELQGKLDTPITDILSAHEDQFGEYYLEQFMNECSLLLENLANQAENYYEALLSAYTNNDLTLHQKGNQTLKQIMMELKSDEQ from the coding sequence ATGAGCACGAAAACGTTAAAACACCATCTGCTGCCGCGTTCGGCTGCTGTTTTCGAAAAAATGAAAGAGGATAAAGCCGCTGCAGATAAGGTAAAAGAGCTTATTTATAAAGTACATAAAGAGACAAAGCACATTGCGTTTACCGGTCACTTTTCTGCCGGTAAATCAACAATGATCAATACGATCCTTGAAGAATCCATTCTGCCTACAAGTCCGATCCCGACCAGTGCTAATGTGGTGCTGCTCCAAAAAGGGGACAAGTCGGTCATTTTGCATGACAGCAGCGGGAATCTGCTGAAATTGAGCGGAGAATATTCCATTCAGCAAGTGAAAGATTACTGTAAGCAGGGCGAAGAAATTTTGAAAGTCGAGATCAGCGATTCTTATCAGGCTCTGCCTGAAAACGTGGTGATAATGGATACGCCCGGCATTGATTCAACAGATGCCGCTCACCGGATGGCAACAGAATCAACCCTGCATCTTGCAGATCTGATTTTCTATGTTACAGACTATAATCATGTGCAATCTGAAGAGAATGTGACTTTTATTAGTGAAATGATACATAAAGGCAAAAATGTATACCTGATTGTGAATCAAATTGATAAACATAGAGAGGAAGAAGTTTCTTTTTCTTATTTTAGATCACAGATCGAAATGACATTTGGAGGAGCCGGTCTTTCTAAAAACCATATCTTTTATACATCTTTGGTAGATCATGAAAATACACATAATCAGCTTCAGACAGTAAAAAAGCTCATTCGCGAGACAATCGCCGAAGATCATCTTGTTATCAAGAATGCCCAGTCCACTTTGATATCATTAGTAAATGAATTTTTGAAGTGGAAAGAGGACGATCTGGAGATAAAAGACATCAAGGCAGATGAATTAATTCAGCAATTAGAATCAGTGCAAGTAAACAATGAGGCATCTGCTTCAGCACTTCAAAGCCTGTTGGATAAAGTGAACAGCGCAGTCTTTGATATGAAGGAACAGCTTCAGTATATCCTTAAAAATGCGAATTTGATTCCATTTGAAACAAGATCCAAAGCGGAGCGATTTATTACAGCTGCACAGCCTGGATTTAAGGTCGGCCTGCTCTTCTCTAAAGTGAAAACTCTTGAAGAGCGGCAAAAGCGCGAGTCTGACCTTTTTGAAGAAATGACACGTCACTTGCAGTCTCAAATTACGTGGCATTTGTCTGAACTTTTAAAGAAAAAAAGTGCTGAATATGACATCCATGATCCAGTTATCTTAAATGACATTCAATCGTTTGATGTAAAGATACAGCCACAGCTGCTGCAGGATTCAATCCATAAAGGTGCAACAGTCAATTCGCAATATACGCTGACCTATTCTAACGATTTAAGCGAGGCTGTCAAAAAAGAGTGCAAACAGCAGGCCCTGCCTCTTATCGAAGAGATTGAACGCCATCTGAAGAATCAGAGTGCAGATCAGATAAAAGCCCTTGAACAAGAAGTTGACGAAGCGAACAAACAGCTTGAAGAATTGAATGAGACCTATCACAGCCTGATTTCATTTGAACAAGTGAAAAATGATTTAATTGAACTGATGGATCAGCAAAACTTTCCAGACATCAATATTACGGAGTGGATGCAGAATCACCCTATGAAGGAGCCTGTTGAAGGGATGCTTGAGACTCATAAACCCGTTTCTGCCTTGAGCGATGAGCTCACAGAAGAACAGCCAAAACATGATCACCATCTCGATCAGGGTTTCTTTTCAAAGCAGATTGCCAGGGCTTCAGATGCCATGCGGGATATTCCCGGTTTTCACATGCTGTCGGCTTCTCTTTTAGAGAAGGCACAATCGCTTCAGAATAAAACATTTACCGTTGCTTTATTCGGTGCTTTCAGTGCAGGAAAGTCGTCATTTGCCAATGCGCTTCTCGGCGAAAAGCTTTTGCCTTCTTCTCCAACGCCTACAACGGCGACAATCAACAAAATTGTGCCTGTGACAGCGGATAAGCCGCACGGTTTAATTGAAGTGAAGTTTAAATCAGAAGAAGCATTTCTGAAGGAAATCGCCGATTTATTTTCGATAGAAGCAGAATCTGTTCATTCAGCTCTTTCAAAACTCGAGAAACTAGAAGGCGGGAATGAGAGGCTGAAATCACTTCTTCCGCTCTACACTCATGCTCTAAAACATTTCCCTTCAATCAGCGGAACGGTAAGAGCAGTTGAGAGAGAGGAATACAAAGAGTTTGTCGCTAATGAAGAAAAAGCTTGCACGGTTGAGGAGGTTATCATCTATTTTGACAGCCCCCTTACCCGAAATGGCATTACGATTGTTGATACACCAGGTGCAGACTCCTTTAACTCAAGGCATACAGAAGTAGCCTTTGATTACATTAAAAATGCGGATGCCATTTTATTTGTTACGTATTATAATCATCCTTTTTCCAAAGGAGACCGTGAATTTCTGAAACAGCTGGGACGCGTGAAAGATACATTTACAATGGATAAGATGTTCTTTGTCATCAACGCCATTGATCTTGCAGAGAGCAAGGAAGAAATTGAGATGGTAAAAGAGTATATTACCGGGCAGCTGCTTTCCCATGAGATCCGCCATCCGCGTCTTTACGGCATATCTAGTTTGATGGAGCTTGAAAAAACGTCAGATCCAGCTTTATCTGAATTCACTCAGTTCCAAGATGATTTTATGCACTTTATCAATAACGATTTATCCGCTTCGATGATTATGTCCGCCAAAGTAGAGCTGTCTATAGCAAAGCAGCAATTGCAATCGATCTTGAACGCTGCAGATGCTGATCAGGAGAAGAGAAAGCATGAACTTCAGAGACTTTCATCCGAACGTGCCGAGATTATATCCAAGCTTCGTACAGATGAACATCAGCTTGAGCAAAGTCAGGTTCTGCAGGAAATTAAAGAGCAGCTCTTTTATGTCAAACAGCGAACGATGCTGAGGTTTCCGGACTTATTTAAAGAAGCCTTTCATCCGGGAGCTTTTGCAGGATCCTCGAAGCAAACAAAAGAAATCCTTGAGAACTGCCTGCAGGACTTGCTTGTATCGCTGCAATTTCATGTTCTCCAAGAACTGCAGGCAACGACACTAAGGCTTGAAAAGTACAGCCGCAAGCTGCTTGAGAATGTGTTTAAGCGTCATTCCAAGGAGATGGCATTGACTAATAACGAGCTCCGGACATCTCTGCCGGAATTCACCAAGTTTCAAACACCTAAGCTGCAAGCTGCATTAAAAGACATAAAATCAGCGGAAATCCGTCAGCCATTGAAAAAATTTAAAAACACGAAATCCTTTTTTGAAAAAAATGAAAAGAAAAACATGAGTGACGAGCTGCAGGGAAAACTCGACACGCCGATAACGGATATCTTATCAGCTCACGAGGATCAGTTTGGCGAGTATTATCTTGAGCAGTTCATGAATGAATGCAGCCTGCTGCTTGAGAACCTTGCCAATCAGGCAGAGAATTATTACGAGGCTCTTTTATCTGCTTATACAAACAATGATTTAACCCTGCATCAAAAAGGAAATCAGACTCTAAAGCAAATTATGATGGAGCTTAAAAGCGATGAACAGTAA
- a CDS encoding FMN-dependent NADH-azoreductase: MAKVLYITAHPHDDTASFSMEAGKAFLDTYKEVNSNDEVVHIDLYKENIPHLDADVFSGWGKLQTGKGFEELSAEEKAKVGRLSELSEQFVSADKYVFVTPLWNFSFPPVMKAYLDSVAVAGKTFKYTEQGPVGLLTDKKALHIQARGGIYSTGPAAEMEMGHRHLGIMMNFFGVPSFDGLFIEGHAAMPDKAQEIKENGIARAKDLAHSF, from the coding sequence ATGGCAAAAGTTTTATACATCACTGCACACCCGCACGATGACACGGCTTCATTCAGCATGGAAGCAGGAAAAGCATTCTTGGATACTTACAAAGAAGTAAATTCAAATGACGAGGTCGTTCATATCGATCTATATAAAGAGAACATTCCCCATTTAGATGCAGACGTATTCAGCGGCTGGGGAAAACTTCAGACTGGCAAAGGTTTTGAAGAACTTTCTGCAGAAGAAAAAGCAAAAGTAGGACGTTTGTCTGAGCTTAGCGAACAATTTGTTTCAGCTGACAAATATGTATTCGTTACACCTCTATGGAATTTCTCATTCCCTCCGGTTATGAAAGCATACCTTGACTCAGTAGCTGTAGCAGGTAAAACATTTAAATACACAGAGCAGGGACCTGTTGGTTTATTAACAGATAAAAAAGCTCTTCACATCCAGGCTCGCGGCGGCATCTATTCAACTGGACCAGCTGCTGAAATGGAAATGGGCCACCGTCACCTTGGCATTATGATGAATTTCTTCGGAGTTCCATCATTTGATGGCTTATTTATTGAAGGTCATGCAGCAATGCCTGATAAAGCACAAGAAATCAAAGAAAATGGTATTGCACGCGCTAAAGACTTGGCTCATTCGTTCTAA
- a CDS encoding metal-dependent hydrolase has protein sequence MNGTSHMAIGAGTGFIIANSAGADFQSTLLLSGLGGLTALMPDFDIDGKLSNKITFSHQFFRIVAQIVGFLMIMYSFFQGSGNEIWIGMGAGTAIIVLSAFIRQRHMLTMTGIGVAAGGVFLQEPWIILLGAFIVIASFVPHRSYTHSLLGLAFFAVIAFQFEQAIGMDDAFIVSTAGYASHLIADMKVLPFNRRGVKYFLPFTSKEF, from the coding sequence ATGAATGGAACTTCACACATGGCAATAGGAGCCGGTACAGGATTTATTATTGCAAACTCAGCAGGGGCTGACTTTCAGTCGACTTTACTGTTATCAGGACTTGGCGGTTTGACTGCGTTAATGCCTGATTTTGATATTGACGGGAAATTGAGCAACAAAATAACGTTTTCTCATCAATTTTTCCGGATAGTCGCACAGATTGTCGGTTTTTTGATGATTATGTACAGCTTTTTTCAAGGAAGCGGCAATGAAATTTGGATAGGTATGGGGGCTGGAACAGCTATTATCGTTCTCTCAGCATTTATAAGGCAAAGGCATATGCTGACAATGACTGGAATCGGCGTTGCAGCAGGCGGAGTTTTTCTTCAGGAACCATGGATCATATTGCTTGGAGCATTTATTGTTATTGCTTCCTTCGTGCCCCATCGAAGCTACACGCATTCTCTTTTAGGCCTTGCTTTTTTTGCAGTTATTGCCTTTCAATTTGAGCAGGCAATCGGGATGGATGATGCTTTTATAGTGAGCACAGCGGGATATGCCAGTCATTTGATTGCAGATATGAAGGTTCTTCCATTTAATAGAAGAGGGGTTAAATACTTTTTGCCGTTTACATCAAAAGAGTTTTAG
- a CDS encoding GNAT family N-acetyltransferase, protein MITKEVKTVFTAKNGEQVTLRPIREEDAEDIIEAVKSIIDSGTYIQKERPRSIQEEVDFICNMREKNNLYLGVELKGKIVGIARVIRGELEMKKHTGLFRTWLSDSAQGLGIGKELMSAALEWCKSNNLHKLCLTVFASNEIALKLYQKYGFMIEGTQRDQAILNGKFDDEIHMAYFFKS, encoded by the coding sequence ATGATTACTAAAGAGGTAAAAACAGTATTTACAGCTAAGAACGGCGAACAAGTCACTTTGCGTCCGATAAGAGAAGAGGATGCTGAAGATATTATTGAAGCCGTAAAAAGCATTATTGATTCCGGAACGTACATACAAAAAGAACGGCCGAGGTCTATTCAGGAAGAAGTAGACTTTATTTGCAATATGAGAGAAAAAAACAACCTTTATTTAGGTGTTGAACTAAAAGGGAAAATTGTCGGCATTGCAAGAGTCATCCGCGGGGAGCTGGAGATGAAAAAGCATACAGGACTTTTCCGGACGTGGCTTTCAGATTCTGCTCAAGGACTTGGCATTGGCAAAGAACTGATGAGTGCTGCGCTTGAGTGGTGCAAATCAAACAATCTCCATAAACTGTGCTTAACCGTTTTTGCATCAAACGAGATTGCACTGAAGCTGTATCAAAAATATGGATTTATGATTGAAGGAACTCAGCGTGATCAAGCAATTCTAAACGGAAAGTTTGATGACGAAATTCATATGGCCTATTTTTTTAAGTCTTAG